Within the Gammaproteobacteria bacterium genome, the region AATCACGTAGGATGAAAGCTGGCTTTCATCACTATAGGGGCCGGCTTTGGCATCAATAACCATCAGCGCCCATTTTTTGGTATCGCCTTCCTGATTGTAGTTGGAATAAAAAGCGATTTTTGAACCGTCAGGTGACCATACCGGACGCAAATCATCATATCCCCAGGTGACCAAGTGAGTAGAGGTAATGCTGCCATCGGCCCCAGGAATGGTGGAGACAATGTAAATGTCATGATTTTCGTTTGTGCCGTAGATGACCGCCAATGCGGTTCCATTTGGCGACCATTCCGGGTACAGATAGGAGTCTGTTCCTGTGGTTAAGGATGAAACCTGTTGGCTGGTTATATCGTGTAGATAGATGCCGGCACTGCCTTGTCGACCTGAGATGAACGCAATTTCGTTGCCTTTTGGCGACCAAACCGCATGACCGTCCTTTTCAGGATCATCGGTGATGCGCTTGGATTCGGTTTGACTCATGCTGCTGGCATATATGTCGTAGTTGCTGTCTTCACCATTGCTCATGTAGACAAAATTATTGCTATCCGGAGCCCATGAGATGCTGGCGCTATAGCGTATTTTGTCCACAAATCCTGGTAGCAACAGACTCAAATCCACATCGCTTTCATCTGCTGATTCATTCTCAAACTTGACGGTCTTCACCGGATTTCCGTCTTTGCTCAAAATCTGGATTTCACGGTTTTTCTCGTCGTGACGTTCAATGGCAAGCAACTCTCCATTGGGACTCCAGGTGGGATTGGAGTGGTTGAAATCGATTGCTTCGTCATTAATCATGATAGTTTCAGCAATGATGGGCTCACCATCTACTTCCCAGCTAGGAACTGACGGTGCTGAAGTATTCTCTGGTGCTTGTACATTGGCTGCAACAGTGTCTATCGATTGTCGTGATGATTGAGGAGCCTGCGTTGCACTCGGCAACGCAGGAGTCTCTGCCGTATCTGCTGTAGTGTGGTTAACTGGAACCACACCACAGCCTTGCACGGCTAATGTCATCAACGTTAAGTACGTCAAGTTACGCATTCATGAGGTCCTTCAGCTTATTGCGCTTTCAATTGCTCCATGAACCGCTCTGCGGACTGACGACTAACTACATATTGCTGTTTGTTCTGAAGTGATTCAGGGAAAAAGTCCATGTAGTCACGCCAGGCCAGCTCTGTTTTGTTCAGCAGGGCTGCATTGTTCGTCAGCTGATAGAGTTTGTGATAAGACAAGGCAATGTAGTAGTACGTATCGTGGATGGCCTCATCGTAATGCTCGCTGGGGAAGAAGCGGGCATTTTCTCTGGCTTTATCCAGGATTTGAATTGCTTTGCTCAAGTTGGTTGCAGCCTCTTTTTTGTCGGTATGCAACACGCTATCGGCTTTGACATGGTATGCGTGGCCAATGTTGGTGTAGGCAACTGCATATTGTTTAAACACCAGCTCACGAATTTCTGGAATGGCCAAGACTTTTTCGAACTCTGCAACCGCATTGGTTGGGTCGTTTTTGGTGTCCAGATAAACATTACCCAATGTCAAATGGATATCCGCGTAATCTGGATGATCCTTGGGGGCTTGGCTGAACAGGTTGATGGCGCCATCGACATCATTTCTTGTCAATGCCTGCTGTCCCTGTTTCAGAAAATCAGGATAGAGCTTGATGACGTTTTCACCCGTCCAATTAACTTCATCAGTGGAAAACTCAAACACCTCTTCCCAGTCACGGTAATTGCCGCCCGCAGATATGCGAATGGTGTGGAAACCGCTGGATACAGGAACCTCATCCAGCATCGGCGTGGTGCCCACGTTAACTTCATCCACAAACACTGCTGCTCCAGAGGGTGTGCTGTCTACCTTCAGCAATGCGTTGTAGGAGTCCAGGGTGAATTCTTTCAACTCACCGCTGGTTTTAACTTCCAGAGCAACGTTGGTTTGTGAAAACCCATGCTTGTACAGTGAAAGGGCATATTTCTTTTTCAGAATCAGTGAAATCTTTGTTTTACCTGACTCGTTGGTAGTACCAATCCATTTTCCATCCAGATAAACGTTTACCCCGCCAACTGGTTTAATTTCACCACGTGTTTCGCTCTTGATCAAAACTGTCGCAAATTGTTGTCCTTCGCTACTCAATGAGTTCTTACGAACGACTTTGGCACCTGCCTCCAGGGTTGCGCCTTGATCTAATTGCTCAAGAGATGTGGTGGATTCCTTGTTTTTAGCGCTTACGACTTTCAGAGTCCCAACTTCTTTGAAAGATTTTATTTTTCCTTTGTTATCAAAGGAAGGAATCATGGCAGTAAACTGATCGCCACGGTTAACATAGAAGTTATCGTTACCCATGTTGATCATGTAATCTTTGTCGTCTTTGGCGACCAACATGCCGGAGAATGGGTAGCTTTGTTCCAGTGTTACGCCAATTTCTTTGGCAGCGCGGTCGATTTTGCCGCTGTTGGATGCAGTTGCAATTTGGCTAAACAATACACCACCATCCGCAGAGTAGAAGTTAACCTCGGTGGTGAAATTGCCTTTCATATCCT harbors:
- a CDS encoding DPP IV N-terminal domain-containing protein yields the protein MRNLTYLTLMTLAVQGCGVVPVNHTTADTAETPALPSATQAPQSSRQSIDTVAANVQAPENTSAPSVPSWEVDGEPIIAETIMINDEAIDFNHSNPTWSPNGELLAIERHDEKNREIQILSKDGNPVKTVKFENESADESDVDLSLLLPGFVDKIRYSASISWAPDSNNFVYMSNGEDSNYDIYASSMSQTESKRITDDPEKDGHAVWSPKGNEIAFISGRQGSAGIYLHDITSQQVSSLTTGTDSYLYPEWSPNGTALAVIYGTNENHDIYIVSTIPGADGSITSTHLVTWGYDDLRPVWSPDGSKIAFYSNYNQEGDTKKWALMVIDAKAGPYSDESQLSSYVIAENVIPDLNRGPAWMPDSQHLVYVRNDKDEFNPIEVVNIRSKTVSRLQTNTKMNSDINISSKQVIAFRAQVDQWDQIFISTIPEKGDTNPSPEEQL
- a CDS encoding PEGA domain-containing protein, which encodes MHVNTQVNGVNAADAKVIIDGKEMGVTDATGSYTTKLMINRMTTVEVKVEKEMPGHTSAPWQSSAVFGEDAPNEMRFAASIKAVPFFTIKVTDGDALIKDADVILGNDTIGKSDESGSLKHDLASSDKQTLELKVSKFGHAPWQQKVEVSPGDEITADIPMLLSMRVTALSEAYGDTINLSGLKVLLDGKAIGTTDKKGEVRLNRKGTKGQKGTLEILAPGYLPAKFSQKVDLEGSVQVSRYFYSKSSEPVRVAFFRFASNTAGEDIGDIPAKFQTAFESQIKSRAGFTIVDNDKMMTVFKKSKLSPDKVKEKGWAKTELRKLVDVLVFGSVSKDMKGNFTTEVNFYSADGGVLFSQIATASNSGKIDRAAKEIGVTLEQSYPFSGMLVAKDDKDYMINMGNDNFYVNRGDQFTAMIPSFDNKGKIKSFKEVGTLKVVSAKNKESTTSLEQLDQGATLEAGAKVVRKNSLSSEGQQFATVLIKSETRGEIKPVGGVNVYLDGKWIGTTNESGKTKISLILKKKYALSLYKHGFSQTNVALEVKTSGELKEFTLDSYNALLKVDSTPSGAAVFVDEVNVGTTPMLDEVPVSSGFHTIRISAGGNYRDWEEVFEFSTDEVNWTGENVIKLYPDFLKQGQQALTRNDVDGAINLFSQAPKDHPDYADIHLTLGNVYLDTKNDPTNAVAEFEKVLAIPEIRELVFKQYAVAYTNIGHAYHVKADSVLHTDKKEAATNLSKAIQILDKARENARFFPSEHYDEAIHDTYYYIALSYHKLYQLTNNAALLNKTELAWRDYMDFFPESLQNKQQYVVSRQSAERFMEQLKAQ